A stretch of Rhinopithecus roxellana isolate Shanxi Qingling chromosome 12, ASM756505v1, whole genome shotgun sequence DNA encodes these proteins:
- the CPLANE2 gene encoding ciliogenesis and planar polarity effector 2 isoform X2, which translates to MVQTWLIPHPNRGLLERPVLPPPLSIDTASYKIFVSGKSGVGKTALVAKLAGLEVPVVYHETTGIQTTVVFWPAKLQANGRVVMFRFEFWDCGESALKKFDHMLPACMENTDAFLFLFSFTDRASFEDLPGQLARIAGEAPGVVRMVIGSKFDQYMHTDVPERDLTAFRQAWELPLLRVKSVPGRRLADGRTLDGRAGLADVAHVLNGLAEQLWHQDQVAAGLLPSPPESTPE; encoded by the exons GGCTGCTTGAGCGGCCAGTGCTGCCGCCACCTTTGTCCATCGACACTGCCAGCTACAAGATCTTTGTGTCTGGAAAGAGTGGTGTGGGCAAGACGGCACTGGTGGCCAAGCTGGCTGGCCTGGAGGTGCCTGTGGTGTACCACGAGACCACCG GCATCCAGACCACCGTGGTATTTTGGCCAGCCAAGCTGCAGGCCAACGGCCGTGTCGTCATGTTTCGTTTTGAGTTCTGGGACTGTGGAGAGTCTGCACTCAAAAAGTTCGATCATATGCTCCCG GCTTGCATGGAGAACACAGatgccttcctcttcctcttctccttcactGACCGTGCCTCCTTTGAAGACCTCCCTGGACAGCTGGCCCGCATAGCAGGTGAGGCCCCTGGTGTCGTCAGGATGGTCATCGGCTCCAA ATTTGACCAGTACATGCACACAGACGTGCCTGAGCGGGACCTCACAGCCTTTCGGCAGGCCTGGGAGCTGCCCCTGCTACGGGTGAAGAGTGTGCCAGGGCGGCGGCTGGCTGATGGGCGCACGCTGGATGGGCGGGCTGGGCTGGCTGACGTTGCCCACGTACTCAACGGCCTTGCTGAACAGCTGTGGCACCAGGACCAGGTGGCAGCTGGCCTGCTTCCCAGCCCCCCAGAGAGTACTCCTGAATGA